One Camelina sativa cultivar DH55 unplaced genomic scaffold, Cs unpScaffold00692, whole genome shotgun sequence genomic window carries:
- the LOC104773871 gene encoding ABC transporter G family member 3-like produces MEEIQSQSDLYRPSSSSASSPTSRVPSSHFFYVRKPGSLRQPISFEDSPEWEDTPDVDSRMEDEAGGRDSINYATTTPISPSLSKMNSGSMASSPPVPEGGGAAVVRKIAGASIAWKDLTVTMKGKRKYSDKVVKSSNGYAFPGTMTVIMGPAKSGKSTLLRALAGRLPPSAKMYGEVFVNGSKSHMPYGSYGFVERETQLIGSLTVREFLYYSALLQLPGFLFQKRSVVEDAIQAMSLSDYANKLIGGHCYMKGLRSGERRRVSIARELVMRPHILFIDEPLYHLDSVSALLMMVTLKKLASMGCTLVFTIYQSSTEVFGLFDRICLLSNGNTLFFGETLACLQHFSNAGFPCPIMQSPSDHFLRAINTDFDRIIAMCKNWQDDNGDFSAVNMDTTVAIRTLEATYKSSADADSVEALISKLTEREGTQLKSKGKAGAATRVAVLTWRSLLVMSREWEYYWLRLILYMILTLSIGTLYSGLGHSLSSVATRVAAVFVFVSFASLLGIAGIPSLLKEIKIYRSEASNQHSGAFVFLLGQFLGSIPFLFLMSISSSLVFYFMVGLRDDFSLLMYFVLNFFMCLLVNEGLMLSIACIWRDVYWSTLTLISVH; encoded by the exons ATGGAGGAGATACAGTCTCAATCAGATTTATACCgtccatcttcatcatctgcaAGTAGTCCAACAAGTAGAGTCCCATCTAGTCATTTCTTCTATGTAAGAAAACCTGGTTCTCTTCGACAACCTATATCCTTTGAGGATTCTCCTGAGTGGGAAGACACACCTGATGTTGATTCAAGAATGGAAGATGAAGCTGGTGGTCGTGATTCTATTAACTATGCTACAACAACGCCTATTTCTCCTTCGCTATCGAAGATGAATAGTGGATCAATGGCTTCATCTCCTCCTGTCCCTGAAGGTGGAGGAGCGGCTGTTGTTAGGAAAATCGCTGGTGCTTCTATTGCTTGGAAAGATTTGACTGTTACTATGAAAGGGAAGAGGAAGTATTCTGATAAAGTTGTTAAGAGTTCGAATG GTTATGCTTTCCCCGGGACTATGACGGTTATTATGGGTCCTGCTAAGTCTGGGAAGTCTACTCTATTGAGAGCACTTGCTG GAAGATTGCCTCCTTCAGCAAAAATGTACGGTGAGGTGTTTGTGAATGGTTCAAAATCACATATGCCTTATGGATCCTAC gGGTTTGTTGAGAGGGAAACACAACTGATTGGATCGCTTACAGTACGTGAATTCCTATACTATTCAGCGCTGCTTCAGCTTCCAGGTTTCCTCTTTCAGAAAAGGAGTGTTGTGGAAGATGCAATTCAGGCAATGTCTTTGAGTGATTATGCAAATAAATTGATTGGTGGTCACTGTTACATGAAGGGCCTACGAAGTGGTGAAAGAAGACGTGTGTCTATTGCTCGTGAACTTGTGATGCGACCACATATCTTATTCATTGATGAGCCTCTTTATCATCTTGACAG TGTTTCGGCACTGCTTATGATGGTGACGCTAAAAAAGCTTGCAAGTATGGGATGTACACTTGTATTCACGATTTATCAAAGCAGCACTGAagtgtttggtttgtttgatagAATCTGCCTTCTATCAAATGGAAACACACTCTTCTTCGGGGAGACACTGGCTTGCTTACAG CACTTTTCAAATGCTGGATTCCCATGCCCTATAATGCAAAGTCCATCAGATCATTTTTTGCGGGCTATTAACACAGATTTCGATAGGATTATTGCAATGTGCAAAAACTGGCAG gACGATAATGGGGACTTTTCAGCAGTGAATATGGATACTACTGTTGCTATTCGCACTCTCGAGGCTACTTATAAATCATCTGCAGATGCTGATTCCGTCGAGGCTCTGATATCTAAACTTACCGAAAGG gaGGGTACACAGCTTAAATCCAAGGGAAAAGCCGGTGCTGCTACACGTGTTGCAGTGCTTACTTGGAGATCGCTTCTAGTTATGTCGAGGGAATGGGAATACTATTGGCTCCGACTTATTCTTTACATGATTCTTACACTTAGTATTGGCACATTATATTCTGGCTTAGGTCATTCTTTGTCTTCTGTTGCA ACAAGAGTTGCtgctgtgtttgtttttgtctccTTTGCCTCACTATTGGGAATTGCTGGAATACCTTCacttttaaaagaaatcaag ATATATAGAAGTGAAGCATCGAACCAGCATTCGGGTGCTTTTGTCTTCTTACTAGGACAGTTTCTTGGAAGCATACCGTTCTTGTTTCTCATGTCCATCTCCTCAAGTCTTGTGTTCTACTTCATGGTCGGGTTAAGAGACGATTTCAGCTTGTTGATGTACTTTGTGCTCAACTTCTTCATGTGTCTGTTGGTGAACGAAGGATTGATGCTCTCCATCGCTTGCATTTGGCGAGATGTTTACTGGAGCACATTGACTCTCATCTCTGTACAC